A genomic window from Cotesia glomerata isolate CgM1 linkage group LG7, MPM_Cglom_v2.3, whole genome shotgun sequence includes:
- the LOC123269951 gene encoding very long-chain-fatty-acid--CoA ligase bubblegum-like isoform X1 translates to MVILVYKDNMSAVQPQLPNGFLNGFSKDDKASDVDGEYITPSDTGRDGPDQILASDVDTTWEPNGRVRIKYGRENFNSREFISVPGLLMRTAKKYPDHVALVSRVGVDGKRRTYTYREYEAEVRIVAKAFIKLGLQRYHSVCILGFNSPQWFIADIAAIYAGGFAAGIYTTNSPDACQFCAENSRANIIVVEDNKQLEKVLEIRKDLPNLKAIIQYEGVAKEKDVLSWYDLLEIGRAESDDKLDSVLRTIGANECCTLVYTSGTVGRPKAVMLSHDNLTHDARVITERVNFKDTTEIIVSFLPLSHVAAQVVEIFTSMTVAATVYFADKNALKGSLVETLTYARPTAFLGVPRVWEKIYEKMMLVARNNGPIKTWIATWAKAQGLYYNMNKMNGVDYKTWGYLFAKWLVFNKIKATLGLDRCKIFVTAAAPLSDDIKKYFMSLDMPIMEAYGMSECAGAHTLSTEDKYRLGAVGAVLKGLKTKLDHPDDCGEGEICMGGRHVFMGYLKEPEKTKEAKDDNGWLHSGDLGRIDAKGFLYVTGRIKELVITAGGENIPPVQIEQVLLKELPALSNAMLIGDMKKYLTILVTLKTEMDPDTGEPLDALLPTTISWAKSIGSKAKTLSEVLSTRDPLIYKEIDDAIKRTNEQATSNAQKIQKFTLLPHDFSIPTGELGPTLKLRRSIVSKKYADVIEEMYK, encoded by the exons GACCAGATCAAATACTTGCTTCAGACGTGGATACAACTTGGGAACCAAATGGACGAGTTAGAATAAAATATGGCAgagaaaatttcaattcacGAGAATTCATTTCAGTGCCTGGTTTGCTTATGAGAACAGCCAAAAAATATCCTGATCATGTCGCCTTGGTATCAAGAGTTGGAGTTGATGGTAAAAGACGTACTTATACTTACAG AGAATACGAGGCGGAAGTGAGAATTGTTGCTAAAGCATTCATTAAGTTAGGCCTTCAACGATATCACAGCGTTTGTATACTTGGGTTCAATAGTCCACAATGGTTTATTGCTGATATTGCAGCTATTTATGCGgg agGTTTCGCTGCAGGAATTTATACAACTAATTCTCCGGATGCTTGTCAATTTTGTGCTGAAAACAGTAGAGCTAATATAATAGTTGTAGAAGATAATAAACAATTGGAAAAGGTACTGGAAATAAGGAAAGATTTGCCAAATTTGAAGGCTATTATACAGTATGAAGGTGTAGCAAAAGAAAAAGATGTATTGAGT tGGTACGATTTATTAGAAATTGGTCGAGCTGAATCAGATGATAAACTAGATTCTGTTCTTCGAACGATTGGTGCTAATGAGTGCTGTACTTTAGTTTAcacg tCTGGTACAGTAGGCCGTCCCAAAGCAGTGATGTTGAGTCATGATAATTTAACACACGATGCACGAGTAATTACAGAGcgtgtaaattttaaagacaCGACTGAAATTATTGTTAGTTTTTTACCACTGTCACATGTTGCAGCTCAG gtGGTTGAAATATTTACTAGTATGACCGTAGCTGCAACTGTTTATTTTGCGGATAAAAATGCTCTTAAAGGTAGTCTCGTTGAGACATTAACTTATGCAAGACCTACAGCTTTTCTGGGTGTTCCACGTGTGTgggaaaaaatatatgaaaaaatgatgttagTCGCCCGTAACAACGGTCCAATAAAAACATGGATTGCTACTTGGGCTAAAGCACAAGGATTATATTACAACATGAATAAAATGAATGGTGTTGATTATAAAACATGGGGTTACCTCTTTGCTAAATGgcttgtttttaataaaataaaagcaacaCTCGGATTAGATAGatgcaaaatatttgttactgCTGCTGCTCCACTGAgtgatgatataaaaaaatattttatgagtCTGGATATGCCGATAATGGAAGCCTATGGTATGTCAGAATGTGCTGGTGCTCATACTTTAAGTACTGAAGACAAGTATAG ATTAGGAGCTGTGGGAGCAGTTTTAAAAGgtcttaaaacaaaattagatCATCCAGACGATTGCGGTGAAGGTGAAATATGTATGGGTGGTCGACACGTTTTTATGGGCTATTTGAAGGAGCCGGAAAAGACTAAAGAAGCTAAAGATGACAATGGTTGGTTACACAGTGGAGACCTTGGAAGAATAGATGCTAAAGGGTTCTTATATGTAAcag gACGAATAAAAGAGCTTGTAATAACGGCTGGTGGTGAAAATATTCCACCAGTTCAGATAGAACAAGTTCTATTGAAAGAATTACCAGCGCTTAGTAATGCTATGCTCATAggtgatatgaaaaaatatttgacaattctAGTTACATTAAAG ACCGAGATGGACCCTGATACAGGCGAACCTTTAGATGCTCTTTTACCTACTACGATCTCGTGGGCAAAGTCAATTGGAAGCAAAGCAAAAACATTATCTGAAGTTTTAAGTACACGGGATCCACTT attTACAAGGAAATTGATGATGCAATCAAAAGGACAAATGAACAAGCAACAAGTAATGctcaaaaaatacaaaaattcacTCTCTTGCCTCACGATTTTTCAATTCCGACCGGAGAATTAGGTCCTACACTTAAATTGAGGCGAAGtattgtatcaaaaaaatatgcCGATGTTATTGAAGAAATGTACAAGTAA
- the LOC123269951 gene encoding very long-chain-fatty-acid--CoA ligase bubblegum-like isoform X2 — MSAVQPQLPNGFLNGFSKDDKASDVDGEYITPSDTGRDGPDQILASDVDTTWEPNGRVRIKYGRENFNSREFISVPGLLMRTAKKYPDHVALVSRVGVDGKRRTYTYREYEAEVRIVAKAFIKLGLQRYHSVCILGFNSPQWFIADIAAIYAGGFAAGIYTTNSPDACQFCAENSRANIIVVEDNKQLEKVLEIRKDLPNLKAIIQYEGVAKEKDVLSWYDLLEIGRAESDDKLDSVLRTIGANECCTLVYTSGTVGRPKAVMLSHDNLTHDARVITERVNFKDTTEIIVSFLPLSHVAAQVVEIFTSMTVAATVYFADKNALKGSLVETLTYARPTAFLGVPRVWEKIYEKMMLVARNNGPIKTWIATWAKAQGLYYNMNKMNGVDYKTWGYLFAKWLVFNKIKATLGLDRCKIFVTAAAPLSDDIKKYFMSLDMPIMEAYGMSECAGAHTLSTEDKYRLGAVGAVLKGLKTKLDHPDDCGEGEICMGGRHVFMGYLKEPEKTKEAKDDNGWLHSGDLGRIDAKGFLYVTGRIKELVITAGGENIPPVQIEQVLLKELPALSNAMLIGDMKKYLTILVTLKTEMDPDTGEPLDALLPTTISWAKSIGSKAKTLSEVLSTRDPLIYKEIDDAIKRTNEQATSNAQKIQKFTLLPHDFSIPTGELGPTLKLRRSIVSKKYADVIEEMYK, encoded by the exons GACCAGATCAAATACTTGCTTCAGACGTGGATACAACTTGGGAACCAAATGGACGAGTTAGAATAAAATATGGCAgagaaaatttcaattcacGAGAATTCATTTCAGTGCCTGGTTTGCTTATGAGAACAGCCAAAAAATATCCTGATCATGTCGCCTTGGTATCAAGAGTTGGAGTTGATGGTAAAAGACGTACTTATACTTACAG AGAATACGAGGCGGAAGTGAGAATTGTTGCTAAAGCATTCATTAAGTTAGGCCTTCAACGATATCACAGCGTTTGTATACTTGGGTTCAATAGTCCACAATGGTTTATTGCTGATATTGCAGCTATTTATGCGgg agGTTTCGCTGCAGGAATTTATACAACTAATTCTCCGGATGCTTGTCAATTTTGTGCTGAAAACAGTAGAGCTAATATAATAGTTGTAGAAGATAATAAACAATTGGAAAAGGTACTGGAAATAAGGAAAGATTTGCCAAATTTGAAGGCTATTATACAGTATGAAGGTGTAGCAAAAGAAAAAGATGTATTGAGT tGGTACGATTTATTAGAAATTGGTCGAGCTGAATCAGATGATAAACTAGATTCTGTTCTTCGAACGATTGGTGCTAATGAGTGCTGTACTTTAGTTTAcacg tCTGGTACAGTAGGCCGTCCCAAAGCAGTGATGTTGAGTCATGATAATTTAACACACGATGCACGAGTAATTACAGAGcgtgtaaattttaaagacaCGACTGAAATTATTGTTAGTTTTTTACCACTGTCACATGTTGCAGCTCAG gtGGTTGAAATATTTACTAGTATGACCGTAGCTGCAACTGTTTATTTTGCGGATAAAAATGCTCTTAAAGGTAGTCTCGTTGAGACATTAACTTATGCAAGACCTACAGCTTTTCTGGGTGTTCCACGTGTGTgggaaaaaatatatgaaaaaatgatgttagTCGCCCGTAACAACGGTCCAATAAAAACATGGATTGCTACTTGGGCTAAAGCACAAGGATTATATTACAACATGAATAAAATGAATGGTGTTGATTATAAAACATGGGGTTACCTCTTTGCTAAATGgcttgtttttaataaaataaaagcaacaCTCGGATTAGATAGatgcaaaatatttgttactgCTGCTGCTCCACTGAgtgatgatataaaaaaatattttatgagtCTGGATATGCCGATAATGGAAGCCTATGGTATGTCAGAATGTGCTGGTGCTCATACTTTAAGTACTGAAGACAAGTATAG ATTAGGAGCTGTGGGAGCAGTTTTAAAAGgtcttaaaacaaaattagatCATCCAGACGATTGCGGTGAAGGTGAAATATGTATGGGTGGTCGACACGTTTTTATGGGCTATTTGAAGGAGCCGGAAAAGACTAAAGAAGCTAAAGATGACAATGGTTGGTTACACAGTGGAGACCTTGGAAGAATAGATGCTAAAGGGTTCTTATATGTAAcag gACGAATAAAAGAGCTTGTAATAACGGCTGGTGGTGAAAATATTCCACCAGTTCAGATAGAACAAGTTCTATTGAAAGAATTACCAGCGCTTAGTAATGCTATGCTCATAggtgatatgaaaaaatatttgacaattctAGTTACATTAAAG ACCGAGATGGACCCTGATACAGGCGAACCTTTAGATGCTCTTTTACCTACTACGATCTCGTGGGCAAAGTCAATTGGAAGCAAAGCAAAAACATTATCTGAAGTTTTAAGTACACGGGATCCACTT attTACAAGGAAATTGATGATGCAATCAAAAGGACAAATGAACAAGCAACAAGTAATGctcaaaaaatacaaaaattcacTCTCTTGCCTCACGATTTTTCAATTCCGACCGGAGAATTAGGTCCTACACTTAAATTGAGGCGAAGtattgtatcaaaaaaatatgcCGATGTTATTGAAGAAATGTACAAGTAA